One stretch of Microcoleus sp. FACHB-672 DNA includes these proteins:
- a CDS encoding response regulator transcription factor, whose amino-acid sequence METLTSIDWQYLHKFLLAIYSPCNLDEFPGQILTALPKLIGAELFGAASFSTDDTILPRIRTFPNPEIGIVAESFTANRQNFFAHPASYHYVQTNDGQALAISDFLSELEFHRQEPLYSDFFQHLGLEDQLLIHFELPSRLKSGSDIAPFHKRQEHLALSASRNRRSFTEHDHLILNLIRPHLKQAYENVVTFNHLHHLLAKQQKAIEQAALISLSIDGKVKWATQKAEEILHRYFSLSCVQVTLPDFVQRWVNQQIFIFLQSLNDISSIRPITLELNGQRLKIRFGCNIEMEQFYLLLEEDQPNQFSIEALQILGLTKREAEVLFWVAKDQSTQQIAKRLEMSDRTVKKHMENIYKKFNVQTRLGAVMYALKNLGIANL is encoded by the coding sequence ATGGAAACCCTGACAAGTATTGATTGGCAGTATCTGCACAAGTTTTTATTAGCAATTTATAGTCCCTGTAACCTAGATGAATTTCCAGGGCAAATACTTACAGCCTTGCCAAAGTTGATCGGTGCAGAATTATTTGGGGCAGCTAGTTTCAGTACAGACGATACAATTCTGCCGCGTATCCGCACATTCCCAAATCCCGAGATAGGCATAGTAGCTGAATCATTCACAGCAAACCGTCAAAATTTTTTCGCTCATCCAGCTTCCTATCATTATGTCCAAACAAATGATGGACAGGCACTAGCAATTTCAGATTTTCTCAGTGAATTAGAATTTCACCGGCAGGAACCTTTATACTCAGATTTTTTTCAACACTTAGGTCTGGAAGATCAACTGCTAATCCACTTTGAACTTCCGTCTAGATTGAAGAGTGGATCAGACATTGCTCCATTCCACAAAAGACAGGAACACTTAGCCCTATCAGCCAGCCGTAATCGTCGAAGCTTTACAGAACACGATCACCTAATCCTAAATTTGATTCGCCCTCACTTGAAACAAGCTTATGAAAACGTTGTCACTTTCAACCATTTGCATCATCTGCTTGCTAAACAGCAAAAAGCTATTGAACAAGCAGCACTAATTTCCCTATCTATAGATGGCAAAGTGAAATGGGCAACTCAAAAAGCAGAAGAAATTTTACATCGTTACTTTTCACTATCTTGTGTTCAAGTGACCTTACCCGATTTTGTACAACGTTGGGTTAATCAACAAATATTTATATTTCTTCAATCACTAAATGATATTTCTTCAATTCGTCCAATTACTTTAGAACTGAATGGACAACGATTGAAAATACGTTTTGGCTGTAACATTGAAATGGAACAGTTTTATCTTTTACTTGAAGAAGATCAACCCAATCAGTTTTCAATTGAAGCACTACAAATACTGGGATTAACCAAACGAGAAGCTGAAGTATTGTTTTGGGTTGCCAAAGATCAAAGTACCCAACAAATCGCCAAACGATTGGAGATGAGTGATCGGACTGTCAAGAAACACATGGAGAATATTTATAAAAAATTTAATGTTCAAACCCGACTTGGCGCAGTTATGTATGCTTTAAAAAATTTAGGTATAGCAAATCTTTAA
- a CDS encoding calcium-binding protein: MATIIGTSGNDNLSGTAGNDSIVGLAGNDIINGLAGIDTMVGGQGNDIYYVDSTYDVITEGVYAGTDNVYADASYRLSAESSVENLFLRGSAYYGYGNGLDNYIAGNVGNNYLSGGAGNDTINGVAGNDTMVGSTGNDIYYVDSADDVVTEGVGTGIDSVYTSVSYGFSALFGGVSDHPSAHVENLYLQGSAYFGLGNALNNSIGGNAGNNLIWGGAGNDVINGAVGNDTMEGDVGNDTYYVDNSSDVVTEGVGAGTDTVYASANYTLSANVENLYLQGSAYYGAGNELNNSIVGNAGNNYLWGAAGNDNINGGAGNDTNIGGDGNDTIRGSAGSDVLTGSAGADYFTFNSAGEGIDTINDFSWQQGDKIVLSSSGFSSLQTPGGSLAPSEFGTRILYNSSTGALSFDRDGTGTVYGSVQIATLSTRPILISSDFQVIA, encoded by the coding sequence ATGGCTACAATCATCGGAACCTCTGGAAACGACAATCTCTCTGGAACGGCTGGTAATGACAGCATCGTTGGGTTAGCTGGCAATGACATCATCAATGGGTTAGCCGGCATCGATACGATGGTAGGAGGTCAAGGTAACGACATTTACTATGTAGACAGCACCTATGATGTGATTACCGAAGGCGTTTATGCCGGCACAGATAATGTCTATGCCGATGCCAGCTATCGCCTAAGCGCAGAAAGCAGCGTGGAAAACCTTTTCCTGCGAGGCAGCGCTTATTATGGCTACGGCAACGGACTTGACAACTATATCGCCGGTAATGTCGGCAACAACTACCTCTCGGGTGGCGCTGGCAACGACACCATCAATGGGGTTGCCGGCAACGATACGATGGTCGGCAGCACAGGTAACGACATTTACTATGTAGACAGCGCCGATGATGTGGTTACTGAAGGGGTGGGTACTGGCATAGATAGCGTTTATACCTCTGTCAGCTACGGTTTCAGTGCCCTTTTTGGAGGTGTCAGCGATCATCCAAGTGCCCACGTGGAAAACCTTTACCTCCAAGGCAGTGCTTATTTCGGCCTTGGCAACGCACTTAATAACTCTATCGGAGGCAATGCCGGCAATAACCTGATCTGGGGCGGTGCTGGCAACGACGTCATCAATGGTGCTGTCGGCAACGATACAATGGAAGGTGACGTAGGTAACGACACCTACTATGTAGACAACTCCAGTGATGTGGTTACTGAAGGGGTGGGTGCCGGCACAGATACCGTTTATGCCTCTGCCAACTACACTTTAAGTGCCAACGTCGAAAACCTCTACCTCCAAGGCAGTGCTTATTACGGCGCTGGCAACGAACTTAATAACTCTATCGTAGGCAATGCCGGCAATAACTACCTCTGGGGCGCTGCAGGAAATGACAACATCAATGGCGGTGCCGGCAACGATACGAATATTGGTGGGGACGGCAATGACACAATTAGAGGCAGCGCCGGCAGCGATGTCTTGACTGGAAGTGCCGGTGCAGATTACTTTACCTTCAACTCTGCCGGTGAAGGTATTGATACCATTAACGACTTTAGCTGGCAACAAGGAGATAAAATTGTGCTTTCATCTAGTGGGTTTAGCAGCTTACAAACTCCAGGTGGATCTCTGGCTCCCTCAGAGTTCGGCACTCGCATCCTCTACAACTCATCAACCGGCGCACTGTCTTTTGACCGAGATGGGACAGGGACAGTATACGGGTCAGTTCAAATCGCTACCCTATCAACCAGGCCAATTTTAATTAGCAGTGACTTCCAGGTTATTGCCTAG
- a CDS encoding energy-coupling factor ABC transporter ATP-binding protein gives MTHWLLEFDGVHYSYPASQQPALNGLTLRVPAGKKSALIGHNGCGKSTLLFLADGLHQPQQGMLRWHGKPMRYDRHSLIQLRQKVGLVFQDPEQQLVAPTVEEDISYGLCNLGLSAAEISWRVDGALADFGLTELATRPVHHLSLGQKKRVALAGVMVLQPELLLLDEPTAYLDPLQTRQLMAKLEQIHAAGTTQLMATHDLNLAYQWADWIFVIHQGRLITEGDAVAVFSQRHLLQDLQLGVPLLWEVWETILEQMPLAAGMQHPKTVDELREQLLLKMPLRE, from the coding sequence ATGACACATTGGTTACTAGAATTTGACGGCGTACATTACAGCTATCCAGCCAGCCAGCAGCCGGCACTCAACGGCTTGACATTACGTGTGCCGGCGGGAAAAAAAAGCGCCTTGATTGGTCATAATGGTTGTGGCAAATCCACCCTCCTATTCCTAGCTGATGGCTTGCATCAACCTCAACAAGGAATGTTGCGATGGCACGGTAAGCCAATGCGCTATGATCGGCACTCCCTGATTCAGCTTAGACAAAAAGTGGGGCTAGTGTTTCAAGATCCAGAGCAACAGCTTGTAGCTCCCACTGTCGAGGAAGATATTTCTTATGGCTTATGTAATTTAGGATTATCCGCCGCTGAAATTAGCTGGCGAGTTGACGGCGCTTTAGCCGATTTTGGCTTAACTGAATTGGCTACCAGACCTGTACATCATCTCAGTTTGGGGCAAAAGAAACGAGTTGCCCTTGCCGGCGTGATGGTGTTACAGCCTGAACTATTATTACTAGATGAACCGACCGCTTATTTAGATCCGTTGCAGACACGTCAGTTGATGGCTAAACTCGAACAAATTCATGCTGCCGGCACCACTCAGTTAATGGCAACGCACGATTTAAATTTAGCTTATCAATGGGCCGATTGGATTTTTGTTATTCACCAAGGACGCCTGATCACTGAAGGCGACGCAGTAGCTGTGTTTTCTCAGCGTCATCTGTTGCAGGATTTACAGCTAGGTGTTCCTTTGCTTTGGGAAGTTTGGGAGACGATACTTGAGCAAATGCCGCTGGCAGCAGGGATGCAACACCCCAAAACTGTTGATGAGTTGCGCGAGCAATTACTCTTAAAAATGCCTTTACGAGAATAA
- the deoC gene encoding deoxyribose-phosphate aldolase, whose translation MAAAQPEIDIAPFIDHALLNPTATPMMLQKCCEEADRFQFATVCVYPTYVRQAATLLHGKQPRVCAVIGFPTGATTSAVKLYEAQEAVENGATELDVVINLGWLKAGKTDELHREIAEICDETGKSVKAILETALLTDEEKITAAELCMDAGVDFLKTSTGVYGGATVEDIRLLKEFSKGQAGIKASGGIRTYQQAVELILAGATRLGTSRGPELIRLRDNLEEKREET comes from the coding sequence ATGGCTGCGGCTCAGCCAGAAATTGATATCGCGCCCTTTATTGATCACGCCTTGCTGAACCCAACAGCAACGCCGATGATGCTTCAGAAGTGCTGCGAAGAGGCAGATCGCTTTCAGTTCGCGACGGTGTGCGTATATCCCACCTACGTGCGTCAAGCCGCAACTCTCCTACACGGCAAACAACCGCGAGTGTGTGCGGTGATTGGCTTTCCTACCGGCGCAACAACATCGGCAGTGAAACTGTACGAAGCCCAAGAAGCCGTAGAGAATGGTGCGACTGAACTGGATGTGGTGATTAACTTAGGTTGGTTGAAAGCCGGTAAAACCGACGAACTGCACCGGGAGATTGCCGAAATTTGTGACGAAACAGGGAAAAGCGTCAAAGCGATCTTGGAAACGGCATTACTCACAGATGAGGAAAAAATTACGGCGGCTGAACTTTGTATGGATGCCGGTGTGGATTTCCTCAAAACCAGCACAGGTGTTTATGGGGGGGCAACTGTGGAAGATATCCGCTTGCTCAAGGAGTTCAGCAAAGGACAGGCCGGAATCAAAGCATCGGGGGGAATCCGTACTTATCAGCAAGCCGTGGAGTTAATTTTAGCCGGCGCAACCCGTCTAGGCACCTCTCGCGGACCCGAATTAATTCGCTTACGCGATAACCTGGAAGAGAAGCGTGAAGAAACATGA
- a CDS encoding MFS transporter: MMRLSDSDFKIQHSPLKHANQPANEVSQPRPNGNGSNQIPYHRPNADRSNGSKESATHRLDKMPVPETPAQKTGEPANGHGATDEPENTEAAPQTLSPSTPEPIEPAQTDQRGFRPILRNRNFVTMWSGQIFSQLADKVYLVLMIALIASKFQASGQTISSWVSAIMIAFTIPAVLLGSLAGAFVDRWPKKIVMVITNLLRGAIVLALPVQLWVVQDWAPVAGLPVGFCILLAATFLVSTLTQFFAPAEQAALPLIVERGQLLVANSLYTTTMMASVIIGFAVGEPLLALADTLFGHWEIGKELVVGGSYCIAGLLLVTLKTGEKSMPADHEAPHVWEDIRDGLRYLRENRRVRNAMIQLVILFSIFAALAVLAVRLAELIPAMKASQFGFLLAAGGLGMGAGAAILGHKGQRFSHAQLSLVGSMGMAASLAGLSVFTQQLWPALLLITTLGGFAAVVGVPMQTTIQAETPEEMRGKVFGLQNNGINIALTLPLALAGVAETFFGLKVVFLGLAALALAGGVLTWYISRK, translated from the coding sequence ATGATGCGACTGTCTGATTCTGATTTTAAAATACAGCATTCACCCCTAAAACACGCTAACCAGCCAGCCAACGAAGTGAGCCAACCTCGCCCAAATGGCAATGGTAGTAATCAAATACCTTATCACCGCCCAAACGCTGATCGCTCAAACGGCAGCAAAGAGTCGGCTACCCACAGGCTTGATAAAATGCCTGTACCCGAGACTCCCGCGCAAAAAACAGGCGAACCGGCAAATGGGCATGGGGCAACCGATGAGCCAGAGAACACCGAAGCAGCCCCCCAGACGCTCTCCCCCTCCACCCCAGAACCCATCGAACCGGCGCAAACAGACCAGAGAGGATTTAGGCCGATTCTGAGAAATCGCAACTTTGTAACGATGTGGAGTGGCCAGATATTTTCTCAACTGGCGGATAAGGTGTATTTAGTGCTGATGATTGCGCTGATCGCCAGTAAGTTTCAGGCATCTGGACAAACGATCAGTTCCTGGGTTTCAGCGATTATGATCGCCTTTACCATTCCAGCCGTGCTGTTGGGTTCTCTAGCCGGCGCGTTTGTGGATCGGTGGCCCAAAAAAATAGTGATGGTGATCACGAATTTACTGCGCGGCGCGATTGTTTTGGCGTTGCCGGTGCAGTTGTGGGTAGTTCAGGATTGGGCACCTGTGGCGGGACTGCCGGTGGGATTCTGCATTTTATTAGCCGCAACATTCTTGGTTTCAACGCTGACGCAATTTTTTGCGCCGGCAGAACAAGCAGCCTTGCCTTTGATCGTAGAACGCGGCCAGCTTTTAGTGGCAAATTCACTCTACACCACAACAATGATGGCCTCGGTCATTATTGGGTTTGCCGTGGGAGAACCGTTGCTGGCGTTGGCAGACACCTTATTCGGTCACTGGGAGATTGGGAAAGAACTGGTAGTAGGAGGTAGCTATTGCATCGCTGGTTTGCTGCTAGTTACCCTCAAAACCGGCGAAAAGTCAATGCCGGCAGATCATGAAGCCCCCCATGTTTGGGAAGATATACGAGATGGTCTGCGCTACTTGCGGGAAAACCGACGCGTCCGCAACGCCATGATTCAATTAGTTATTCTCTTCTCAATCTTTGCCGCCTTAGCCGTTTTGGCCGTTCGTTTAGCTGAATTGATCCCCGCAATGAAAGCCTCTCAGTTTGGCTTTTTACTCGCTGCCGGTGGGCTAGGCATGGGTGCCGGTGCCGCAATTCTCGGTCACAAAGGCCAGCGCTTTTCCCACGCTCAACTGAGTTTAGTTGGTTCAATGGGCATGGCAGCCTCTCTCGCCGGTCTATCCGTATTCACACAACAGCTATGGCCGGCATTATTGCTGATTACCACCTTAGGCGGATTTGCAGCCGTGGTCGGCGTTCCCATGCAAACCACCATTCAGGCAGAAACTCCCGAAGAAATGCGGGGCAAAGTATTCGGCCTACAGAATAACGGGATTAATATCGCCCTTACCTTACCCTTAGCGTTAGCCGGTGTTGCCGAAACTTTCTTCGGATTAAAAGTCGTTTTTCTAGGCTTAGCCGCATTAGCCCTCGCCGGAGGCGTCTTAACCTGGTATATTTCCCGTAAATAG
- a CDS encoding glycosyltransferase family 4 protein → MHIAWLGKKSPFCGNVTYSREVTNALLDRGYEVSFLHFAQEAFDPDNFFPYLWAGQFGSTARTALKKSKIAPIVAEANTGPVACEVSLPCLYKSTIYTIPTLKSSKVLSDSLRKLKPDLVHASLTLSPLDFMLPEICEELNLPLVATFHPPFDGKLRNLTSGTQQLMYQLYAPFLANYDRTIVFSQLQRDVLMRLGVPESRLAVIPNGVDVQKYSPGPSQLKARLGAKRIFVYQGRVALEKNVEALLKAWKRSDMGADSRLVVVGDGPMAASLMQFYGEDYGITWLGFIGDEQRRIEILRGADVFILPSLVEGLSLSLLEAMACGLACLATDAGADGEVLDGGAGVVLRTQGVTGQLRTLLPVFEQQPEFTTMLGQKARQRVLERYTLSSNISQVEKLYTEVLQQHRQVPLRVSSSQPRFMNPF, encoded by the coding sequence ATGCACATCGCTTGGCTTGGAAAAAAATCACCATTTTGTGGCAATGTCACCTACTCCCGCGAGGTCACAAATGCGCTGCTAGACCGGGGATACGAAGTGAGCTTCCTCCACTTTGCCCAAGAAGCCTTCGACCCGGATAACTTTTTTCCTTACCTGTGGGCCGGTCAGTTCGGCAGTACCGCCCGCACGGCTTTAAAAAAATCAAAAATTGCTCCAATCGTTGCAGAAGCGAACACCGGCCCTGTCGCCTGTGAAGTTTCTCTGCCTTGCCTCTATAAATCCACGATTTACACAATTCCCACCTTAAAATCGAGCAAGGTGTTGAGCGACTCGCTGCGGAAGCTCAAACCTGACTTGGTTCATGCGTCTTTGACGCTGTCTCCCCTCGATTTTATGCTGCCAGAAATCTGTGAGGAACTGAATTTGCCGTTAGTGGCAACGTTCCACCCGCCGTTTGATGGCAAGTTGCGGAATTTGACTTCAGGAACGCAGCAGTTGATGTATCAGTTGTATGCGCCGTTTTTGGCCAATTATGACCGCACAATTGTTTTTTCCCAACTACAGCGAGATGTGCTGATGCGCTTGGGGGTTCCAGAATCGCGGCTGGCAGTGATTCCAAATGGAGTAGATGTCCAGAAGTATTCGCCTGGGCCTTCGCAGTTAAAGGCTCGATTGGGTGCAAAGCGGATTTTTGTCTATCAAGGCCGCGTTGCCTTGGAAAAGAATGTAGAGGCGCTGCTGAAGGCGTGGAAGCGGTCTGACATGGGTGCTGATAGCCGGCTCGTGGTTGTCGGCGATGGGCCGATGGCAGCCTCGCTGATGCAGTTTTACGGGGAAGATTACGGCATCACTTGGCTGGGATTTATTGGGGATGAGCAGCGGCGGATCGAAATCCTGCGAGGGGCGGATGTATTTATTTTACCTTCCTTAGTTGAGGGGCTTTCCCTGTCGCTGTTGGAGGCGATGGCGTGCGGGTTGGCGTGTTTAGCCACGGATGCGGGGGCGGATGGGGAAGTGCTGGATGGGGGTGCCGGCGTGGTTTTGAGAACCCAAGGGGTGACGGGACAACTGCGAACCTTGCTGCCGGTGTTTGAACAGCAGCCGGAGTTTACTACGATGCTGGGGCAAAAAGCGCGTCAGCGAGTGTTGGAACGTTACACGCTCAGCAGCAATATCTCGCAAGTGGAGAAGCTTTATACTGAGGTCTTGCAGCAACACCGGCAGGTGCCTTTAAGAGTTAGTAGCAGTCAGCCAAGATTTATGAATCCGTTTTAA
- the recO gene encoding DNA repair protein RecO, translated as MGQTYKATGINLKGSPMGESDRLLTILTREFGLIRAVVPGARKPNSQMGGRGGLFVVNELLIQKGRSLDKIAQAETLESYPGLSRDLGKLAAGQYLAEVVLCQALSEQPQEELFCLLNEHLSRIEQLPNAGEGAMSVPVLAHLTHGVYHLLALAGIAPQVQSCSITQHQLIPDFTAPDWRVGFSIAAGGTVSLPEKRRLEGPGSGPVIELQRSASKTTKFDISQAGFKAGIETRPEKISALKSIAIGNKVAETTNNSYRTLIHPERPVKIDTQLNAVELALLQQLAEPQILWPQAGLSHLPTQNTETAWVAVERILRQYAQSQFDRSIRSAALIDSYFASLPISP; from the coding sequence ATGGGTCAAACTTACAAAGCGACTGGAATTAACCTAAAAGGCTCACCAATGGGCGAGTCTGATCGGCTCTTGACGATTTTGACGCGGGAGTTTGGTTTAATTCGCGCAGTCGTACCGGGGGCGAGAAAGCCAAACTCGCAGATGGGGGGGCGCGGTGGCTTGTTTGTTGTTAACGAATTGCTGATTCAAAAGGGGCGCTCGCTTGATAAAATTGCCCAAGCAGAAACTTTAGAATCTTATCCGGGTTTAAGTCGGGATCTGGGAAAACTTGCGGCTGGGCAGTATTTGGCTGAAGTGGTACTTTGTCAAGCTTTGAGCGAACAACCGCAGGAAGAACTTTTTTGCTTGCTAAACGAGCATTTAAGTCGAATTGAGCAGTTACCCAACGCAGGCGAGGGTGCAATGTCTGTGCCGGTGCTAGCCCACCTAACTCACGGTGTTTATCACCTTTTGGCTTTAGCCGGCATTGCGCCTCAAGTTCAATCCTGCTCTATCACCCAGCACCAGCTCATCCCAGATTTTACCGCGCCAGACTGGCGAGTTGGGTTTAGTATCGCTGCCGGCGGAACCGTGAGTTTACCAGAGAAACGCCGGTTGGAGGGGCCAGGTTCAGGGCCGGTAATTGAACTGCAACGATCCGCTTCTAAAACCACAAAATTCGACATAAGTCAAGCTGGATTTAAAGCCGGCATAGAAACGCGACCTGAAAAGATTTCAGCCTTAAAAAGCATTGCCATCGGCAACAAAGTGGCTGAGACTACTAACAACAGCTACCGCACACTCATCCATCCCGAAAGACCCGTAAAAATCGATACCCAGCTTAATGCCGTCGAACTGGCATTGCTTCAGCAGCTAGCGGAACCTCAGATACTTTGGCCCCAGGCCGGTTTATCTCATTTACCTACCCAGAACACAGAGACAGCTTGGGTCGCAGTTGAACGCATTTTGCGTCAGTACGCTCAGTCTCAATTTGATCGCTCGATCCGCTCGGCTGCTTTAATAGATTCCTATTTTGCCTCCCTGCCCATTTCCCCGTGA